A region from the Acidobacteriota bacterium genome encodes:
- a CDS encoding nitroreductase family protein, whose protein sequence is MAEPLHVVDLETCLGDGICAEICPEDILEIVDEKAATVETRADACILCGQCVAVCPTGSMAMPQLPMEDFARLPERPFEYEQLFDFLRLRRSVRVFKDTPVDREVIQKILDAAATAPMGMPPHSTEVLVIDRREELEFLLEQLVEEYTKTLRAFSNPIGRAVIRLAAGAEDYYSLKHEILDIAAHANNVYRDHRGDNYMRGAPVLMLFHGNRRAMSYQENAHLICHYSMLAALSLGLGSTIIGLIPPVVDRSKVLRERYGIPNGNKVCTSLVLGYPKYRYRQSIRRNLAGVKYH, encoded by the coding sequence CTGGGCGACGGCATCTGCGCCGAGATTTGTCCGGAGGACATTCTCGAAATCGTGGACGAGAAGGCGGCCACCGTCGAAACACGAGCCGATGCCTGCATCCTCTGCGGACAGTGCGTGGCGGTGTGCCCGACCGGATCGATGGCGATGCCGCAGCTGCCGATGGAGGATTTCGCGAGATTGCCCGAACGGCCGTTCGAGTACGAGCAGCTTTTCGATTTCCTTCGATTGCGGCGCAGCGTGCGGGTCTTCAAGGACACACCCGTCGATCGGGAGGTCATTCAGAAAATCCTCGACGCCGCCGCTACCGCGCCGATGGGCATGCCACCGCACTCAACCGAGGTGCTCGTCATCGATCGGCGCGAAGAGCTGGAATTCCTTCTCGAGCAGCTCGTCGAGGAATACACGAAGACCCTGAGGGCATTCTCCAACCCGATCGGCCGGGCGGTCATCCGCCTCGCCGCCGGAGCCGAGGACTACTATTCGCTCAAGCACGAGATCCTCGACATCGCCGCGCACGCCAACAACGTCTATCGCGACCACCGTGGCGACAACTACATGCGCGGCGCACCGGTTTTGATGCTGTTCCACGGCAATCGCAGGGCGATGTCGTACCAGGAGAACGCTCACCTGATCTGCCACTACTCGATGCTGGCAGCACTCTCACTCGGGCTGGGTTCGACGATCATCGGCCTGATTCCGCCGGTCGTCGATCGATCGAAGGTGCTCCGTGAACGCTATGGCATACCCAACGGGAACAAGGTGTGCACCTCACTCGTCCTCGGCTACCCGAAGTACAGGTACCGGCAGAGCATCCGCAGAAACCTCGCCGGGGTGAAGTACCACTGA
- a CDS encoding isoprenylcysteine carboxylmethyltransferase family protein: MDIRENWINLLHSAATGTRETRTLLTPVGIAVFGIFTALFVLAALWVDDLLNLPGLLPDSARLPVAIPVMAAGVAITGWSGYHFLRVKGTPVPFNPPPEVVTTGPYRYARNPMLTGVFLFLFGLGIAFDSFSLVFFFTPLFILVNLWELKQIEEPELVKRLGNDYVAYRRRTPMFIPRPGRRSS; the protein is encoded by the coding sequence ATGGACATCCGCGAAAACTGGATCAACCTCCTGCACAGCGCGGCGACAGGTACCAGGGAAACCCGGACTCTTCTCACGCCAGTCGGCATCGCTGTATTCGGCATTTTCACGGCCCTGTTCGTGCTGGCCGCACTGTGGGTCGATGATCTCCTCAACCTGCCGGGTCTGCTTCCCGATAGCGCGAGGTTGCCGGTGGCGATTCCGGTAATGGCGGCGGGGGTCGCGATCACCGGCTGGTCCGGCTATCACTTTCTGAGGGTCAAGGGAACTCCTGTCCCTTTCAACCCTCCCCCTGAGGTGGTCACAACCGGACCGTATCGCTACGCCAGGAATCCGATGTTGACCGGGGTCTTTCTGTTTCTGTTCGGTCTCGGCATCGCCTTCGACTCGTTTTCACTGGTGTTCTTCTTCACGCCGCTGTTCATCCTGGTCAACCTGTGGGAGCTGAAACAGATCGAGGAGCCGGAACTCGTGAAACGACTCGGCAATGACTATGTCGCATATCGACGGCGGACCCCGATGTTCATACCTCGCCCCGGGCGAAGGTCCAGTTGA
- a CDS encoding VOC family protein, with protein sequence MHHSVLGGLIIDCNTDDLDREARFWSEALGYAIRPSEDPDDAEYVILETRQGEPYIELQSVKHPSRVHLDIKTDDLEAEVRRLEQLGATRVKKVKRWWVLEAPSGHRFCVIPLRPGQDVGRLNTWRDE encoded by the coding sequence ATGCACCACAGCGTGTTGGGCGGATTGATCATCGACTGCAACACCGACGACCTCGATCGCGAGGCCCGGTTCTGGAGCGAGGCGCTGGGATACGCGATTCGCCCTTCCGAGGATCCTGACGACGCTGAATACGTAATTCTCGAAACGAGGCAGGGAGAACCGTATATCGAGCTTCAGTCGGTCAAGCACCCGAGCCGGGTACATCTCGACATCAAGACCGACGACCTCGAGGCCGAGGTCCGGCGCCTCGAGCAGCTCGGGGCGACCCGAGTGAAGAAGGTCAAGCGCTGGTGGGTCCTCGAGGCCCCCAGCGGTCACCGGTTCTGCGTCATACCCCTGCGTCCGGGGCAAGACGTCGGCCGCCTCAACACGTGGCGCGACGAGTGA